Proteins from one Hyperolius riggenbachi isolate aHypRig1 chromosome 4, aHypRig1.pri, whole genome shotgun sequence genomic window:
- the LOC137504819 gene encoding general transcription factor II-I repeat domain-containing protein 2-like produces MVENICPEKKQEFANICLARNTVARRIEDISSDIKRQLMSKGEVFDFFSIACDESTDLSDTAQLLIFLRGVDDEINVTEELLDLQSLKDQTRGKDLFVAVSSVIDDMKLPWNKVSGIITDGAPAMAGERSGLSTLICNKVIEEGGEAIKLHCIIHQQVLCAKYLKYDHVMKPVVKTINFIRAKALYHRQFKQFLLDIHAEYEDVLYHNDVRWLSRGSALQRFNSLRKEIKEFLETKGQPMRELSDPIWLADLGFLVDITSHLNVLNTSLQGKDAAVNQLYSHLKAFGRKLQLFQRHLSQTQANTIHFPALQEIMNSFSQDNISVQMSRYAADIASLAEEFKRRFQDFAAIEKEISLFSSPFSVDPDDAPEQLQLELIELQCDSELRSRYQQLSLVNFYRQLDKGRFQEIRTQAKKMLSLFGSTYLCEKTFSAMNFNKNRVRTRLRDSHLRDILRIKTTAFVPDQDCLLEHRSQFHPSH; encoded by the coding sequence ATGGTTGAAAATATCTGTCCTGAGAAAAAGCAAGAGTTTGCCAATATATGCCTGGCTCGTAACACTGTAGCACGCAGAATTGAAGACATATCATCAGATATTAAGAGACAGTTGATGTCCAAAGGAGAGGTTTTTGACTTCTTTTCAATAGCCTGTGATGAAAGCACAGACCTATCTGACACAGCTCAGTTGCTGATTTTTTTGAGAGGGGTGGACGATGAAATAAATGTGACTGAAGAGCTACTTGACCTCCAGAGCCTTAAGGACCAAACTAGAGGAAAAGATTTATTTGTTGCTGTTAGTTCTGTAATAGATGACATGAAACTGCCCTGGAACAAAGTTTCTGGGATTATTACtgatggggcacctgctatggctGGTGAACGAAGTGGCTTATCAACCCTAATCTGTAACAAGGTTATTGAAGAAGGAGGTGAAGCTATTAAACTCCATTGTATCATTCATCAACAAGTTCTCTGTGCTAAATATCTCAAATATGATCATGTTATGAAACCGGTTGTAAAGACTATTAATTTTATTCGTGCTAAAGCTCTGTACCACCGTCAGTTCAAACAGTTTCTACTGGACATCCATGCTGAATATGAAGATGTTTTATATCACAACGATGTTAGATGGCTCAGTCGCGGGTCTGCGCTGCAGCGTTTTAACTCTCTCAGAAAGGAAATAAAAGAATTCTTGGAAACAAAGGGACAACCGATGCGAGAACTATCTGATCCTATTTGGCTGGCTGATTTGGGGTTTCTAGTTGACATAACAAGTCATCTGAATGTACTAAACACGAGTCTTCAGGGAAAAGATGCAGCGGTGAACCAGCTTTATTCACACCTTAAGGCATTTGGAAGAAAGCTGCAACTTTTCCAAAGGCATTTGTCACAAACACAGGCCAATACCatacatttcccagcattgcaGGAAATAATGAACAGTTTTTCACAGGACAATATCAGTGTGCAAATGAGCAGGTATGCAGCAGACATCGCATCTCTGGCTGAAGAGTTTAAACGGCGCTTTCAAGATTTTGCAGCTATTGAAAAGGAGATCAGCCTTTTCTCCTCTCCATTCTCTGTTGACCCAGATGATGCTCCAGAACAGCTGCAGCTTGAGCTCATTGAGCTGCAATGTGACAGCGAGTTACGCAGTCGTTACCAACAACTCTCTCTTGTGAACTTTTACCGCCAACTGGATAAGGGCAGGTTTCAGGAGATTCGAACACAGGCTAAGAAAATGCTGAGCTTGTTTGGCTCAACATATTTGTGTGAGAAGACATTCTCTGCCATGAACTTCAACAAGAATCGTGTGAGGACAAGACTACGTGACTCTCATCTGCGTGACATTTTGCGCATCAAAACCACTGCCTTTGTACCGGACCAAGACTGTTTGCTGGAGCACAGATCTCAGTTTCACCCTTCCCATTAG